ATAAGGTCAAGAAACTCGGCGCAGACATCGCCATCACAAGCTGTCCTGAACGCTCCAGGTACAGCTTTGGAACGAACCATTCACCATCTGGCTCAAATATTAGCGTGGACTTTCCGTTTGTAATGGAAAATGCCCCAGGCATAGGTATCTCAATCCCATAATCGGCTCGCATATTATACGAACAGGGGACAAATGGTGTCAATGTGATGTGGTGCTAAAACAGTTTCTAGGGCTGAAGTTCAAAGCTAAGAGATTCAAACAAGCAGCCAGCTTTTTGCAAACTTGGCGAAGATCCCCTAAGCCGTTAAAGACAGCTTTTTATACCCTCCGCATCCTCCTGCATGTCTAATAAAAATAGAGCGCCAGAGAAACATAAACAAGCAAGAGTTCGACTAAACTTAAAATGCTGCTACTGAATTATTACCAAGTCAGTTGCTCGAATAAGCGGGCAGAGATTCGACCCCGACTGTATGCATGAACTAATACCGGTAACCTTCACATAATTGTTCAATGATGGGAAATTCGCAAAGCCAATAGCAGAAACCCTTATTCCCTCATGTCCAGAGTCACCAGTAACTTGAGAGCCGTCATCCAGCCAAAAATCCGTTCCCTCAACGTAGGTTACGCGGCCGGTTGTACAGATAAGGAGTCCTATATTGTTAAGTCCGCATGCACCGTCAATACCTGCCTGCCCAGCTCCCGTAACTTCGTTGTAATTCCAAGGCTCGCCTCCCACAGCGCGGTTGATAAGCAAGAGGGATTCTATAGGGCAAGAAGCCCCAATTGTAGCGGTTGCCCCATTTATGTGTCTCTCGCTGCCAATTGTCTGCATTGTTCCGCCGACATTTATAAGCTTCCCTGCCGAAATTCCTTCTGGCATTTCAATAGGAGTAACACGAATGCCGGCTGCTTTGCTTTCTTCTTCGATGTAGAAGCAATCGGCAAAAACTGCAGTAACTACCTTGTAATTCAATCCAACAGTGGCGCCATTCGGCAGGAGCTTTGCGCCGCCTATGGTCATTGGGGTATTTTGAACGACCGTTATGCCGTCGGAAACTCCTATTTCGCTCCAGAGGCCGGCGCCATTTTTGGCTTTCACGAGCACGTAATAAACCTGTCCATAAGAAAGAGAAAGGTCATTACGTGTTCCACTTTGCTGAGTGCCGACGCTTACCCAGCCGCCGTTTGGGATTATACCCGACTCAAACTTAGTTGTGCTAATGGCATATTGGTACTCGACAATGCCAGACTCAGAATCCGATGCCACCCAAGTTGCATGGATAGTGGTTGTGCTTGTGGTGAAAGCGCCATCATCGGTTACCACTGGTGTGGTGGGCGGCGTAGTATCTAGAGGCGATAAATTCCACGTTCCGCTACCGCTTACACGCTTGATAACCAGATAACCGATTTCGCTTGCAGAAGGTGTATAGCTAATCGCTTCATCTACGCCGTTTCCTCCGTTGGTACTGTAGGCGTGAATCACAGGGTTTCCTTTACTATCTGGTGTCCCCGAATAGAGATAAAGGTCAAAATCACCTGTAGAAGGAACATCCAGGTTAACCGCAAACTGTACACCTGAAACCAAATTGACCTTTCTGGCCCAAGCTCTTCTATCGTAATACCCTCCAGTAGTTGAACCGGTGATTATTGAGCCGTCATAAACCAATTTCACGGCCTCAACTGCAGCATCAGGATTTATAAGACCGAACCCTTCAAATAGGTCCTTGGGAGCTGTCGCACGCCCAAGCGTTGGGTTCGTGCCAGAATTGACTTCACGATTTGCATTTGACTCTGTGCATGTCGCGCACAAGAGCATCTTCACCAACAAAGGATGAGCATTTGAATTGAAATTCCAAACGAGACCATTTTCCTCAAGCGCTTGAATTACTAACGCCGCCGCCCCCGCAACGAACGGTGATGACATAGAAGTTCCTGCCATGTTGCAGTAGTCATTTGCTTGCACATCGGCAAACGAAGAGATTTCGGCATCTGAATTGTTTGTATCAGCAGAAAGTATGAGCGAATAGTAGTAGGACCCACCTGGTGCCATGACATCGGGTTTATAATCCTCGTCTGCGCCAGGCGAACTAAAACCACTGCTCGTATACTGCGTAAGCTCATTGATGTCATTACTCGCCGCCACGGTTATCGCAAGCGCGGCTCTGCCTGGGTCATCAATCTGATTTGCCGCACCGGTGCCCGGTCCATCATTGCCAGCTGAACAAACAATCACTATTCCATTGTTGACAGCCGTATTAGTTTTTGCCCGCAGAGTAGTATTTAGACCTGGGCTCCCGTAGACCCCCAAGCTCATATTGGCAACTTTGATTTTGTGAGTTACCCTCTTAGAAACAACGTCGTCCAGAGCCTCACCAATATCCGTTGTTGAACCTGTACCATCGTTTTTAAATACTTTCAATCCTGCCCAGCGGCATCCGGGGGCAACACCTCGAAATGTATTGAATCCATCCCCAATTCCAGAATAAGTCACTAAGTTCGCCACCGCATATCTTCCAACGCTCTTGGATACGTTTTGAATTAAGGCAGCAGTATACTGATATTGTGACGAGGAGGTAAATGTGTTAGTCTCGGTAAGCGGCGAACTTCCGCTCGAAGCGCTACTTAACGCAGAATAGCTTCCAGTAGAGCCATTCGCGCGGTATAAACCATATAAACTCGTAGTTTTGTCACCGACCCAAGTCGCTGTGCTTGTGAATGTAGTATACAACCCGCTAGGGATATGTATTGGCGATGGATAGAAATAGCCACTGGTTAATTCAGACATATCGCCGCTGTCGGTATAGTATAGTACTGACGTTGAAGACCCGCCTGCGCCGCCGGTTCCTAGAGCGATTCCAGCAACGTGAGTTCCGTGGGCGCCATGATCAATAGGATTGGGTTCATTATCACTTGTCCAGTCCTTCCAGTACTGCATTCTGCCTGATAGATCGGTATGCGATGCATCTATTCCCGTATCCAGGACAGCAATTGTCGTCCCACTGTTGCCCGAATATCCTGAGGAATTGCCGGCGAATCCTGGAGCCCAAATAGGACGCACCCTGCCCGTCCGGGTCGCCTCATCAAGGTGAAGTTCAACTGGTTGGTCTTCGATTACGGCTACCAAAGAGTCGCCCATTTGAGCCTTAAGCATTTCGACAGCACCGAGCGTCATTGTTCCCGTCCAACCATAACTAACCGCCCGATAGATATGTTCAACTTTGCCGCCCAAAGCGATAAAATTTTCGAGTTGCTTCTGCGTAATTTGGCGATTAAATATCAACTCAACCCGGACGGGTACATCCAGTTGCTTTTTAAGTAATGCTTTGCGAAGGGGGTCAGGCGTGAGAGCAATTGCGTTATGGATTTCGCGAATTCGCTTTTGGATGCTATCCCCTATCTTGTCAAAATCGCTATCTGCTTCCAACGGATGCACAATTATAGGCTTCACGTTAGGTTCAGGAGGCGGAGCAAGGACAACTTCTAATTGTCCGAAGGCTGGTGCATAAAGGATAAAAAGTAAAATTGCCGCGAGTAGCCAGAAAAAAGGTTTAAAGAGCTCGCCCTGAATTGCCTGATTACGGGATTTTCCCATAAAAATTAACCCCCTAGCTACACGCACGGGAAGCAACAAGGGAAGCGTGAGGTGGGTACTTCATTTGTTATTTTTTTAGCATGCTTTAAGCGATATGTCAATACCAGTTTTTATTCTGAAACTTTCAGCAGGAGGGTATTTGACTAAAAGCCAAGAATAACTAAAATAAGGATAGTGTTTCGGCTTTTAGTTACTAAGTGTGTTATAGATAACTGGTAGCCGATATTTCAACTTATTAAAAAAACAATCAAAATCTGGCAACTTTGAGGAGGACAAATGGCTGTTAAGCAATCGGTGATTTCCGAAGAGGAAGTACAGAGGCTAGAAGCAATTGCTAAGGAACTTCGAGCCTACAACCTTATTTCCATATATGCTGCCGGGTCTGGGCATCCGGGCGGAACGTTATCAATAATCGACTTCGTTACCGTTCTTTATTTCCACACTCTAAACCACAAGCCGGAGGATCCATATTGGGAAGGTAGGGACCGAGTATTTTGGTCAACCGGTCACAAAGCGCCAGCGTTGTATGTAGCCCTCGCGCGAGCTGGATACTTCCCAATCGAGGAAGCTATGCGCCTCCGACAGCTTGGAAGCCCATTCCAAGGGCATCCGAATATGCTGGAACTCTGCGGCGTTGAAATCTCAAGCGGTTCGCTTGGGCAGGGGCTGGGTGTTGCAGTTGGTGCGGCCCTCGCCGCGAAACTGAACGGCCAGTCACACCGAATCTATTGCATAATGGGTGATGGCGAACAGCAAGAAGGAAGCATATGGGAAGCCGCCATGTCGGCTAGCCAATTCAAGCTAGATAATCTCTGCGGAATTCTCGACAAAAACAAGCTTCAAATTGATGGCTGGACGAAGGATGTCATGAACATTGAGCCAATTGCCGACAAGTATCGGGCTTTTGGCTGGCACGTTATAGAGATAGATGGTCACGATATTGCTCAAATCGCAACGGCATTTGAGGAAGCAAAAACAATCAAGGGCAAACCAACAATAGTAATTGGCGACACGATTAAGGGCAAGGGCGTTTCATTCATGGAGAATGAAGCGGGCTGGCATGGCATAGCCCCTAAGAAAGAACAATTCGAAAAGGCAATTGAGGAACTAAGATTCCCCGGGCTGACAGATGAAAGAATCAAGGAGTTGCTCGACTACGCCTCAGCCCATGCCAAACGCGCTGCGGAAAATGCAAAATCAAAACTGCCTAAATTCAAGCGCGATTACTGGTGGAACTCCAGCAACGAAATGCAAGTTGAAATGGAACCAACTCGCATGGGCTTTGGCAAAGGACTTGCAAAAATTGGCGATGACCCAAGGATTGTTACAATTCACGCCGATATATCAGCTTCGATTCGTATTACTGCCTTCGAGGAAAATAACCCCGAGCGCAAAAACCGAGTCTTCAGCGTTGGCATTGCCGAACAAAACATGATGGCAGTTGCAGGTGGCCTTGCAAAGGAGGGAAAAATTCCCATTACTGGCACCTACGGGGTATTCGCTGCTGGCCGGGCATGGGACCAGATTCGCACGACTATTTGTTATGCGAATCTCAACGTGAAAATTGCAGGCGCACATGGTGGAATCTCAGTTGGGCCAGACGGTGCAACTCACCAAGCGCTTGAGGAAATCAGCCTTATGGCAATTCTCCCGAACATGAACCTGATTGTGCCAGCCGATTCCATAGAAACCGAACGAGCAACCAAGATTGGAATCCTAGACGTTGTTGGCCCGGTTTATATTCGCTATGCAAGAGAGGCAACGCCGATAATTAGCACTTTCGAAACGCCTTTCGTTTTTGGGAAAGCCAACGTAATTCGCTACCGAGGCGCAAAACCTAATTTCGTTGATGCCTTCGAAACCATTTTAGCATCCGAATATAAGAACGAGAACGAGGATATTGCCATTATTGCATGTGGCCCTATGGTTCCTGAGGCAATGCGTGCGGCATGGATACTCAAGGAAGAGTTTGGCATGGAAACAAGGGTTCTAAATGTTCACACAGTCAAGCCAATAGACAAAGATGCTATCATCCGTGCGGCAAATGAAACCGGCGCTGTTCTCACTGCAGAAGAGCATCAAGTCGGCGGCTTCGGAAACATCGTAGCAGGAATCCTATTGAAAAACACCGAAAAGCCGATAGCATTTGATATGATAGGAGTTCAAGACAAGTTCGGCGAATCAGGACAACCTTGGGAACTCATGCAAGTATTTGGCCTATGTGCAGAACATCTTGCTGATAAGGCGAAGAAGCTTGTTGAATCGAAATAATGTGGGCAGGTTATAACAAAGTTTGCTGCCAAAAAGCCTGCGCTGATGGCTTCAGCCAATGTTTAATCCTGCTGAGGCCATCAGCATTTTATAATTTTCCTCAAGCACTGACGCCGCTTCGCAAAGGCTTGCCGCTTCAAAGCGTGTCTCATACATAAAAGGCCCGGCATAACCAACTTCGTGAAGTGCTTTAATAAAGGTTTTCCAATCAATTATCCCCATGCCTGGCAGCCAGTGTTTTTCTTCTTTGCCGTCATAATCTGAGATATGAAGGGTAATTAAGTTTTTCCCCAATGCATATACCGATGGGATAATTTCATCCACAGGAAAAACATGATTTACATCAAGGCAAACGCCCACGTTGGAACGGTTAATCATTTGCAAGATGCTCAGCAGCTCCGAAGCACTGCTCCCAACAGCTAGATTTGTAAGCATTTCGACTGCTACCTCGATGTTTAAACCTTTGCAAAAATCTGCAATCTCCGCAATGCTCTGGGCGCTGTATTTTATCCGCTCAGGTTTTTGAGCGGCATCTTTTGCCGCAGAACCCCCATGG
The sequence above is a segment of the Armatimonadota bacterium genome. Coding sequences within it:
- a CDS encoding transketolase, translating into MAVKQSVISEEEVQRLEAIAKELRAYNLISIYAAGSGHPGGTLSIIDFVTVLYFHTLNHKPEDPYWEGRDRVFWSTGHKAPALYVALARAGYFPIEEAMRLRQLGSPFQGHPNMLELCGVEISSGSLGQGLGVAVGAALAAKLNGQSHRIYCIMGDGEQQEGSIWEAAMSASQFKLDNLCGILDKNKLQIDGWTKDVMNIEPIADKYRAFGWHVIEIDGHDIAQIATAFEEAKTIKGKPTIVIGDTIKGKGVSFMENEAGWHGIAPKKEQFEKAIEELRFPGLTDERIKELLDYASAHAKRAAENAKSKLPKFKRDYWWNSSNEMQVEMEPTRMGFGKGLAKIGDDPRIVTIHADISASIRITAFEENNPERKNRVFSVGIAEQNMMAVAGGLAKEGKIPITGTYGVFAAGRAWDQIRTTICYANLNVKIAGAHGGISVGPDGATHQALEEISLMAILPNMNLIVPADSIETERATKIGILDVVGPVYIRYAREATPIISTFETPFVFGKANVIRYRGAKPNFVDAFETILASEYKNENEDIAIIACGPMVPEAMRAAWILKEEFGMETRVLNVHTVKPIDKDAIIRAANETGAVLTAEEHQVGGFGNIVAGILLKNTEKPIAFDMIGVQDKFGESGQPWELMQVFGLCAEHLADKAKKLVESK
- a CDS encoding sugar phosphate isomerase/epimerase family protein — encoded protein: MKMPLGVSTWCFNDLASRQVRAVLDGGEQSSPEDLPYVRAYFRELVEVVHNSSIQTLELWYSDVLGDEDVAASINRLSEHGKISSMHAPFGPMRDLGSLDDDVRRRGIEGCKWAANLLNLFGGKTLVIHGGSAAKDAAQKPERIKYSAQSIAEIADFCKGLNIEVAVEMLTNLAVGSSASELLSILQMINRSNVGVCLDVNHVFPVDEIIPSVYALGKNLITLHISDYDGKEEKHWLPGMGIIDWKTFIKALHEVGYAGPFMYETRFEAASLCEAASVLEENYKMLMASAGLNIG
- a CDS encoding S8 family serine peptidase encodes the protein MGKSRNQAIQGELFKPFFWLLAAILLFILYAPAFGQLEVVLAPPPEPNVKPIIVHPLEADSDFDKIGDSIQKRIREIHNAIALTPDPLRKALLKKQLDVPVRVELIFNRQITQKQLENFIALGGKVEHIYRAVSYGWTGTMTLGAVEMLKAQMGDSLVAVIEDQPVELHLDEATRTGRVRPIWAPGFAGNSSGYSGNSGTTIAVLDTGIDASHTDLSGRMQYWKDWTSDNEPNPIDHGAHGTHVAGIALGTGGAGGSSTSVLYYTDSGDMSELTSGYFYPSPIHIPSGLYTTFTSTATWVGDKTTSLYGLYRANGSTGSYSALSSASSGSSPLTETNTFTSSSQYQYTAALIQNVSKSVGRYAVANLVTYSGIGDGFNTFRGVAPGCRWAGLKVFKNDGTGSTTDIGEALDDVVSKRVTHKIKVANMSLGVYGSPGLNTTLRAKTNTAVNNGIVIVCSAGNDGPGTGAANQIDDPGRAALAITVAASNDINELTQYTSSGFSSPGADEDYKPDVMAPGGSYYYSLILSADTNNSDAEISSFADVQANDYCNMAGTSMSSPFVAGAAALVIQALEENGLVWNFNSNAHPLLVKMLLCATCTESNANREVNSGTNPTLGRATAPKDLFEGFGLINPDAAVEAVKLVYDGSIITGSTTGGYYDRRAWARKVNLVSGVQFAVNLDVPSTGDFDLYLYSGTPDSKGNPVIHAYSTNGGNGVDEAISYTPSASEIGYLVIKRVSGSGTWNLSPLDTTPPTTPVVTDDGAFTTSTTTIHATWVASDSESGIVEYQYAISTTKFESGIIPNGGWVSVGTQQSGTRNDLSLSYGQVYYVLVKAKNGAGLWSEIGVSDGITVVQNTPMTIGGAKLLPNGATVGLNYKVVTAVFADCFYIEEESKAAGIRVTPIEMPEGISAGKLINVGGTMQTIGSERHINGATATIGASCPIESLLLINRAVGGEPWNYNEVTGAGQAGIDGACGLNNIGLLICTTGRVTYVEGTDFWLDDGSQVTGDSGHEGIRVSAIGFANFPSLNNYVKVTGISSCIQSGSNLCPLIRATDLVIIQ